A window of the Streptomyces sp. NBC_01351 genome harbors these coding sequences:
- a CDS encoding DUF6247 family protein, translated as MTAQHLEDGGPLIPQPAMTREALRDAVRRIDMANLAVFDKECNEAFDRAAETGAINPLRFFLIKWATHVAIHRRPARSAALHEAERVAGDPSATEQEFRDAMEISSRILAEAQREIGQ; from the coding sequence ATGACAGCACAGCACCTGGAAGACGGCGGGCCGCTCATTCCTCAGCCTGCCATGACACGGGAAGCCCTCCGGGACGCCGTGCGCCGGATCGACATGGCCAACCTCGCCGTGTTCGACAAGGAGTGCAACGAGGCGTTCGACCGTGCGGCGGAGACCGGTGCCATCAACCCGTTGAGGTTCTTCCTCATCAAGTGGGCCACGCATGTGGCGATCCATCGCCGGCCGGCCCGCTCCGCGGCGCTGCACGAGGCGGAGCGAGTCGCGGGGGACCCGAGCGCGACCGAGCAAGAGTTCCGGGACGCCATGGAGATCAGCAGCCGCATCCTTGCCGAGGCGCAGCGCGAGATCGGTCAGTGA
- a CDS encoding MarR family winged helix-turn-helix transcriptional regulator → MGDTPDGTTPVHEPSLDEQIAVYQREFQDLDPQVEKVVSALSRLNRRMNVAYGRQTAALGISNAEWEVLKALVISGSPYRMGPSELAKQLGLTPAAMTHRIDRMTAEGLVTRERDESNRVRVIVELTDEGRSKWLDAMRAATVFEEDLLQDLSTAERGVLGDMLTRLLDRVEDLQSPS, encoded by the coding sequence ATGGGTGACACCCCCGACGGCACTACGCCCGTCCACGAGCCGAGCCTCGACGAGCAGATCGCCGTCTACCAGCGCGAGTTCCAGGACCTCGACCCCCAGGTCGAGAAGGTGGTCTCGGCCCTGAGCCGCCTCAACCGCCGTATGAACGTCGCGTACGGACGCCAGACCGCGGCCCTGGGCATCAGCAACGCGGAGTGGGAGGTCCTCAAGGCCCTCGTCATTTCCGGGTCCCCGTACCGGATGGGCCCGAGCGAGCTGGCCAAGCAGCTGGGCCTCACGCCGGCGGCGATGACCCACCGGATCGACCGCATGACGGCGGAGGGCCTGGTCACTCGTGAGCGGGACGAGTCCAACCGCGTCCGCGTGATCGTGGAGCTCACGGACGAGGGCCGCAGCAAGTGGCTGGACGCGATGCGCGCGGCCACGGTCTTCGAGGAGGACCTCCTCCAGGACCTGTCGACGGCGGAGCGCGGCGTCCTGGGCGACATGCTCACCCGCCTGCTGGACCGCGTGGAGGACCTCCAGTCCCCCAGCTGA
- a CDS encoding GNAT family N-acetyltransferase: MDTRSRAGGIRPGRPAEWALRSAEPADVEAIAELRATVMRPDLERLGRFDAHGVRQRLRDSFSPQYTSVIVADGAFAGSVTLRPAEDERWLEHFYLAPVFQGRGLGSAVLRTLLEQIDADRVLVRLNVLQGSAARGLYERHGFTVEAEDAVDVFMVRRPGAEATRRLPLTSQLSHLSDPTER; this comes from the coding sequence ATGGATACGAGGTCGAGGGCGGGCGGGATACGGCCGGGCCGTCCCGCGGAATGGGCGCTGCGTTCTGCCGAGCCGGCGGATGTCGAGGCGATCGCCGAGTTGCGGGCAACGGTGATGCGTCCGGACCTGGAGCGCTTGGGACGGTTCGACGCACACGGGGTCCGGCAGCGGCTGCGGGATTCGTTCTCCCCGCAATACACCTCGGTCATCGTGGCCGATGGGGCCTTCGCGGGCAGCGTCACCCTGCGCCCGGCCGAGGACGAGCGGTGGCTGGAGCACTTCTACCTGGCTCCGGTCTTCCAAGGCCGGGGGCTCGGATCGGCGGTTCTGCGGACCCTGCTGGAGCAGATCGACGCCGACCGAGTGCTCGTCCGTCTGAATGTCCTGCAGGGCAGTGCCGCCCGCGGGCTGTACGAGCGCCACGGGTTCACCGTGGAGGCCGAGGACGCGGTCGACGTCTTCATGGTGCGACGCCCGGGCGCGGAAGCAACTCGGCGTCTCCCGCTTACCTCTCAGCTCTCACATCTCAGTGATCCGACGGAACGATGA
- a CDS encoding MFS transporter: MTKVMGAAMRRIQAGNALTAFGIGFTVPYLYIYVAQVRDLGSMAATSAFVAFALGALVALPFTGRVIDRRGPVPVVMAAAAAASVGALSLGLSTGLVPILLSALALGAGQAVMQPALATMIVWCSTPATRTRSFALQFFMQNLGLGIGGLIGGLIVDKDRPASFILLFGIEAVMFLVLAGVIATVRMPQAPGFKDARPKAPAQGGGGWKLMLRHKAMVQLCLLGFVLFFACYGQFESGLAAFGTEAAGISPSTLGFALAANTGAIVLAQFVVLRLVEKRRRSRVIALVGLIWTVAWVIAGFSGLGHGSAVMAAAAFITTYALFGIGEAMLSPTVAPLVADLAPEGSVGQYNSAFALVKQMALALGPLGVPLGAGVPMLYIGTFVLVSLGIVGLALRLGKQLSPEQDNPSLVSKVVAQGGPVVGAPVPAAVVEPARV; encoded by the coding sequence GTGACCAAGGTGATGGGCGCTGCGATGCGGCGGATCCAGGCCGGGAACGCGTTGACCGCGTTCGGCATCGGCTTCACGGTTCCGTACCTCTACATCTATGTGGCGCAGGTGCGAGATCTGGGCTCCATGGCCGCCACGAGCGCGTTCGTGGCGTTCGCCCTGGGCGCTCTCGTCGCGCTGCCCTTCACCGGTCGGGTCATCGACCGACGCGGACCCGTCCCCGTGGTCATGGCCGCCGCCGCTGCCGCTTCCGTGGGGGCGCTCTCGCTCGGGCTCTCCACGGGCCTCGTGCCCATCCTGTTGTCCGCCCTGGCGCTCGGCGCCGGGCAGGCCGTGATGCAGCCGGCGCTGGCCACGATGATCGTGTGGTGCTCGACGCCGGCCACTCGTACGCGGTCCTTCGCTCTGCAGTTCTTCATGCAGAACCTGGGGCTCGGGATCGGTGGGCTCATCGGTGGGCTCATCGTCGACAAGGACCGGCCCGCCAGCTTCATCCTGCTGTTCGGCATCGAGGCCGTGATGTTCCTGGTGCTGGCCGGGGTCATCGCCACCGTGCGGATGCCGCAGGCGCCGGGCTTCAAGGACGCCCGGCCGAAGGCGCCGGCTCAGGGTGGCGGTGGCTGGAAGCTGATGCTCCGGCACAAGGCCATGGTGCAGCTGTGCCTGCTCGGGTTCGTGCTGTTCTTCGCCTGCTACGGACAGTTCGAGTCGGGTCTGGCTGCCTTCGGTACCGAGGCCGCCGGGATCTCCCCCTCGACGCTCGGGTTCGCGCTCGCCGCCAACACCGGTGCGATCGTGCTCGCGCAGTTCGTGGTGCTGCGTCTGGTCGAGAAGCGCCGGCGGTCGCGGGTGATCGCGCTGGTGGGTCTGATCTGGACCGTGGCGTGGGTCATCGCCGGGTTCTCGGGGCTGGGGCACGGCAGCGCGGTAATGGCCGCCGCCGCGTTCATCACCACGTACGCGCTGTTCGGCATCGGTGAGGCCATGCTGTCGCCGACCGTCGCGCCGCTGGTGGCCGATCTGGCGCCGGAGGGTTCGGTCGGGCAGTACAACTCGGCGTTCGCGCTGGTCAAGCAGATGGCGCTGGCGCTCGGGCCGCTCGGGGTGCCGCTCGGTGCGGGTGTGCCGATGCTGTACATCGGAACCTTCGTGCTGGTGTCGCTCGGGATCGTCGGGCTGGCTCTGCGGCTCGGCAAGCAGCTGAGCCCCGAGCAGGACAACCCGTCGTTGGTGAGCAAGGTCGTGGCGCAGGGTGGGCCCGTGGTCGGCGCCCCCGTTCCGGCTGCGGTCGTGGAGCCCGCGCGCGTGTAG
- a CDS encoding TetR/AcrR family transcriptional regulator: MNISDFHGSATALSVESNGRALANGATTHGVGRSTPLRVDAQRNLEHVLRAAREVFGELGYGAPMEDVARRARVGVGTVYRRFPSKDVLVRRIAEEETARLTEQARTALGQEEEPWQALSRFLRTSVASGAGRLLPPQVLRVGSASEDGVEETEEARVPHQRQAAETAGGAAGAAPEARSVAARIAAEDEPSDDSGAGALLEVVGQLVERAREAGELRGDVTVADVLLVIATAAPALPDPAQQAAASTRLLDILLEGLRSRTV; this comes from the coding sequence ATGAACATTTCCGATTTCCATGGTTCTGCGACCGCTCTTTCGGTCGAGAGCAACGGCCGCGCGCTCGCGAACGGCGCCACCACGCATGGCGTGGGCAGGTCCACGCCCCTGCGCGTCGATGCCCAGCGCAACCTGGAGCACGTGCTGCGGGCGGCCCGCGAGGTCTTCGGCGAGCTGGGCTACGGGGCTCCGATGGAGGACGTGGCGCGGCGCGCGCGCGTCGGGGTCGGCACCGTCTACCGGCGCTTCCCGAGCAAGGACGTGCTGGTCCGGCGGATAGCCGAAGAGGAGACCGCGCGGCTGACCGAGCAGGCCCGGACGGCGCTCGGCCAGGAGGAGGAGCCGTGGCAGGCGCTCTCGCGCTTCCTGCGCACCTCCGTGGCCTCGGGTGCCGGGCGGCTGCTGCCGCCGCAGGTGCTGCGGGTCGGCTCGGCGAGCGAGGACGGGGTCGAGGAGACGGAGGAGGCGCGGGTTCCGCACCAGCGCCAGGCTGCCGAGACGGCCGGCGGGGCCGCCGGTGCGGCTCCGGAGGCTCGGAGCGTCGCCGCGCGCATCGCCGCCGAGGACGAGCCCTCGGACGACTCGGGCGCGGGGGCTCTGCTGGAGGTCGTGGGGCAGCTCGTGGAGCGGGCCCGGGAGGCCGGTGAGCTGCGCGGTGACGTCACGGTGGCCGATGTGCTGCTGGTGATAGCGACGGCTGCGCCCGCGCTGCCCGATCCGGCGCAGCAGGCGGCGGCTTCGACGCGGCTGCTCGACATCCTGCTGGAAGGGCTGCGCTCCCGGACGGTGTGA
- a CDS encoding ATP-binding SpoIIE family protein phosphatase: MNFTRWSARFPGTQRRAAARTEHAAAQAKRGEGSVPAARGGRADPGTDRSAPIADGGPADPTVSGTGSATARRTGIPAAVPSLDELSVREVIGRLPALVALVHGPEHHVAYVNEAYTAGFGTRTPGAPAHEALPELGDLGLLPLLDQVQRSGKPRTAKNRTAPGGTSTYTVTCTPVDFPKTETAGEAEAHTGVLIHLADVTDHAEAVERLRASERRQREAAVTLQRSLLPQELEQPDDLRVAATYQPGGTEAAVGGDWYDVITLGAGRTALVIGDVMGRGVRAAAVMGQLRTAVRAYARLDLPPHEVLQLLDGLAAEIDASQIATCVYAVHDPNEGLLAYASAGHLPILVRDEDGTVRRAADPTGPPLGTGGWLHTSGTIALGPGSTAVLYTDGLVERRGEDIDEGVAALERALSGAQGTPAVICDRLMRALGVDADHDDDVAVMVLQQPARTGADAELFHNAALELLGGIEAAPRARAFAQGVLASWRFPVELCDLGVLAASELVANSLQHGTPPMRLRLRRTDRRLIIEVTDGDDHLPRRRRAEPADETGRGISIVATIASAWGSRRTPGGGKAVWCEFALPDK; the protein is encoded by the coding sequence GTGAACTTCACGCGCTGGAGCGCCCGGTTTCCCGGAACGCAGCGCCGCGCCGCCGCCCGGACCGAACACGCCGCCGCCCAGGCCAAGAGGGGTGAAGGCTCGGTTCCGGCCGCCCGCGGCGGCCGCGCCGACCCCGGAACCGACCGGTCCGCGCCCATCGCGGACGGGGGCCCCGCCGACCCCACGGTCTCCGGCACCGGCTCCGCCACGGCCCGTCGTACGGGCATCCCCGCCGCGGTGCCCTCCCTCGACGAGCTCTCCGTCCGCGAGGTCATCGGCCGACTCCCGGCCCTGGTCGCCCTCGTCCACGGCCCCGAACACCACGTCGCGTACGTCAACGAGGCCTACACCGCCGGCTTTGGCACCCGCACCCCCGGCGCCCCCGCCCACGAGGCCCTCCCCGAACTGGGCGACCTCGGCCTCCTCCCGCTCCTCGACCAGGTCCAGCGCAGCGGCAAGCCCCGTACCGCCAAGAACCGAACCGCACCCGGCGGCACCAGCACCTACACCGTCACCTGCACCCCGGTCGACTTCCCCAAGACCGAGACGGCCGGCGAAGCCGAGGCGCACACCGGCGTCCTGATCCACCTCGCCGACGTCACCGACCACGCCGAAGCCGTAGAGCGGCTGCGCGCGAGCGAGCGCCGCCAGCGCGAGGCAGCCGTCACCCTCCAGCGCTCCCTCCTCCCGCAGGAGCTGGAGCAGCCCGACGACCTGCGCGTCGCCGCCACCTACCAGCCCGGCGGCACCGAGGCGGCCGTTGGCGGCGACTGGTACGACGTCATCACCCTCGGCGCCGGCCGCACCGCCCTCGTCATCGGGGACGTCATGGGGCGGGGCGTCCGCGCCGCCGCCGTCATGGGCCAGCTCCGCACGGCGGTCCGCGCGTACGCCCGCCTCGACCTCCCGCCCCACGAGGTCCTGCAGCTCCTCGACGGCCTCGCGGCCGAGATCGACGCCAGCCAGATCGCCACCTGCGTCTACGCCGTCCACGACCCGAACGAGGGCCTGCTCGCCTACGCCTCGGCCGGCCACCTCCCGATCCTGGTCCGCGACGAGGACGGCACCGTACGCAGAGCCGCCGACCCCACCGGCCCGCCGCTCGGCACCGGCGGCTGGCTGCACACCTCGGGCACCATCGCACTGGGCCCCGGCTCCACCGCCGTCCTCTACACCGACGGCCTGGTCGAACGCCGCGGCGAGGACATCGACGAGGGCGTCGCCGCCCTGGAACGCGCCCTCTCCGGCGCCCAGGGCACCCCGGCCGTCATCTGCGACCGCCTGATGCGCGCCCTCGGCGTGGACGCCGACCACGACGACGACGTCGCCGTGATGGTCCTCCAGCAGCCCGCCCGCACCGGCGCCGACGCCGAGCTCTTCCACAATGCCGCCCTGGAACTCCTCGGCGGCATCGAAGCGGCCCCGCGCGCCCGCGCCTTCGCCCAGGGCGTCCTCGCCTCCTGGCGCTTCCCGGTAGAGCTCTGCGACCTGGGCGTCCTGGCCGCGAGCGAGCTCGTCGCGAACTCCCTCCAGCACGGCACCCCGCCCATGCGCCTGCGCCTGCGCCGCACCGACCGCCGGCTGATCATCGAAGTCACCGACGGCGACGACCACCTCCCGCGCCGCCGCCGCGCAGAACCGGCCGACGAGACGGGCCGCGGCATCTCCATCGTCGCCACCATCGCCTCCGCATGGGGCTCCCGCCGCACCCCGGGCGGCGGCAAGGCCGTCTGGTGCGAGTTCGCCCTGCCGGACAAGTAG
- a CDS encoding AraC family transcriptional regulator, which translates to MDVLSDVVAVTRTGRPRSAHVRWHAPWGQQFAAVPGSAGFQIILQGSCWLLPPDAEPVQLDTGDVVFLPHGSGHTLADTPETLLTAPDCAPDEGQQPYSTYALDTVDRSGGGGPVTVVLCGAYELDPSRTHPLLRTLPDLIHLPAHPGRRPELRSAVELLAAELESPRLGTDAVVPALLDTLLLYILRIWFDEQPSQANTRGWAAALNDPPVTAALHAIHRDPAAPWTVAGLAEEAGLSRAPFARRFAMLVGQPPLGYLTWWRMTTAARLLRTSDVPLRSIAAQVGYTSEFAFAHAFKRTHGTAPGTYRRTEPSLLSKA; encoded by the coding sequence ATGGATGTCCTCAGCGACGTGGTCGCGGTGACGCGGACCGGTCGGCCCCGGTCAGCGCACGTTCGGTGGCATGCCCCGTGGGGGCAGCAGTTCGCCGCCGTCCCCGGGTCGGCGGGATTCCAGATCATCCTGCAGGGCTCCTGCTGGCTGCTGCCTCCCGACGCGGAGCCCGTCCAGCTGGACACGGGAGACGTGGTGTTCCTTCCCCACGGCAGCGGACACACCCTGGCCGACACCCCCGAAACCCTGCTGACGGCGCCCGACTGCGCGCCTGACGAAGGCCAACAGCCGTACAGCACCTATGCCTTGGACACCGTGGACAGGAGCGGAGGCGGCGGCCCGGTCACGGTAGTGCTCTGCGGGGCATACGAGCTCGACCCCTCCCGCACGCACCCCTTGCTGCGGACCCTCCCGGATCTGATCCACTTGCCCGCGCACCCGGGCCGCCGCCCCGAGCTGCGGTCGGCGGTGGAGCTGCTGGCCGCCGAACTGGAAAGCCCACGCCTGGGCACGGACGCAGTCGTTCCCGCGCTCCTGGACACGCTCCTCCTGTACATCCTGCGCATCTGGTTCGACGAGCAGCCCTCCCAGGCCAACACCAGGGGCTGGGCCGCCGCACTGAACGATCCGCCGGTCACCGCCGCCCTCCACGCCATCCACCGGGACCCGGCAGCACCGTGGACAGTGGCCGGCCTCGCCGAGGAAGCGGGCCTCTCCCGGGCGCCGTTCGCCAGGCGCTTCGCGATGCTGGTCGGCCAACCGCCACTCGGCTACTTGACCTGGTGGCGGATGACCACGGCCGCACGCCTGCTGCGGACGTCGGACGTACCGCTGAGATCCATCGCCGCCCAGGTCGGCTACACATCGGAGTTCGCCTTCGCCCACGCCTTCAAGCGCACGCACGGGACGGCCCCAGGGACCTACCGGCGGACGGAACCGAGCCTGCTGTCCAAGGCCTGA
- a CDS encoding NAD(P)/FAD-dependent oxidoreductase — translation MVKAANSRGTDPGTPPRTRILIVGGGYVGMYTALRLQRKLRSGEAEVTVVSPEPYMTYQPFLPEAAAGSISPRHVVVPLRRVLPKCRILIGEARHIDHAKRTATVATLATEDEGAGPIEIEYDELVLAPGSISRTLPIPGLADYAIGFKTVAEAIGLRNHVIEQMDIASSTRDPALRDAALTFVFVGGGYAGVEALGELEDMARYAARYYHNIKPEDMKWVLVEASDRILPEVGPDMGVYTVRELRRRNIDLRLETRLESCENRVAVLSDGARFPTRTIVWTAGVKPHPILAASDLPKNERGRLACTSFLTVEGVEHAWAAGDAAAVPDITAPEPGRECAPNAQHAVRQAKALADNLIAALRDEVLTEYAHKYAGSVASLGLHKGVAHVYGRKLKGYPAWLMHRMYHLSRVPTFNRKMRVLAEWTLSGLFKREIVSLGSLEHPRAEFELAAGGGPKNPPPNPAPNPPQDSQG, via the coding sequence ATGGTGAAGGCTGCTAACTCGCGGGGCACGGACCCCGGTACCCCGCCCCGCACGCGCATCCTGATCGTCGGCGGCGGCTACGTAGGCATGTACACGGCACTCCGGCTCCAGAGAAAGCTGAGATCCGGCGAAGCCGAGGTCACGGTGGTCTCCCCCGAGCCCTACATGACGTACCAGCCCTTCCTCCCCGAGGCGGCCGCCGGCTCCATCTCCCCCCGCCACGTCGTGGTCCCGCTGCGCCGCGTGCTGCCCAAGTGCCGCATCCTCATCGGCGAGGCCCGCCACATCGACCACGCCAAGCGCACCGCGACCGTCGCCACCCTCGCCACCGAGGACGAGGGAGCCGGCCCGATCGAGATCGAGTACGACGAACTCGTCCTCGCCCCCGGCTCGATCTCCCGCACGCTCCCCATCCCGGGACTCGCCGACTACGCCATCGGGTTCAAGACCGTCGCGGAAGCCATCGGCCTGCGCAACCACGTCATCGAGCAGATGGACATCGCCTCCTCCACCCGCGACCCCGCCCTCCGCGACGCGGCCCTCACCTTCGTCTTCGTCGGCGGCGGCTACGCGGGCGTCGAAGCCCTCGGCGAACTGGAGGACATGGCCCGCTACGCGGCGCGGTACTACCACAACATCAAGCCCGAGGACATGAAGTGGGTGCTGGTCGAGGCCAGCGACCGGATCCTGCCCGAGGTCGGCCCCGACATGGGCGTCTACACGGTCCGCGAACTGCGCCGCCGCAACATCGACCTGCGGCTGGAGACCCGGCTCGAATCCTGCGAGAACCGCGTCGCCGTCCTCAGCGACGGCGCCCGCTTCCCGACGCGCACCATCGTGTGGACCGCCGGCGTCAAACCGCACCCGATCCTCGCCGCCTCCGACCTCCCCAAGAACGAACGCGGCCGCCTCGCCTGCACTTCCTTCCTCACCGTCGAGGGAGTCGAGCACGCCTGGGCCGCCGGCGACGCCGCCGCCGTCCCCGACATCACCGCCCCCGAACCGGGCCGCGAATGCGCCCCGAACGCCCAGCACGCGGTCCGCCAGGCCAAGGCCCTCGCCGACAACCTGATCGCCGCCCTGCGCGACGAGGTCCTCACCGAGTACGCGCACAAGTACGCCGGTTCCGTCGCCTCGCTCGGCCTCCACAAGGGCGTCGCCCACGTCTACGGACGCAAGCTCAAGGGCTACCCCGCCTGGCTCATGCACCGCATGTACCACCTCAGCCGCGTGCCCACCTTCAACCGCAAAATGCGCGTCCTCGCCGAATGGACTCTCTCCGGCCTCTTCAAGCGCGAGATCGTCTCCCTGGGTTCGCTCGAACACCCCAGGGCAGAATTCGAACTGGCCGCAGGTGGCGGCCCCAAGAACCCACCCCCGAACCCCGCCCCCAACCCCCCGCAGGACAGCCAGGGCTGA
- a CDS encoding NADP-dependent oxidoreductase: protein MTTMKTARIHEYGDASVIRYDDVPRPRPAFGEVLIRVAATSFNPTETALRAGLLQAFLPVELPYTLGWDVSGTVAEIGAGAEGFAVGDRVVGRLDGGAAAEYVRAPAALLVAAPASLPLAHAAALPVAGLTAWQAVFEHGKVAAGQRVLVNGAGGGVGGFVTQLAKQAGAEVIATASARSAQAVRRQGADQVIDYTAAPVGALIEGQVDTLLNLVPLSPSDAAALAPVVRPGGRIVSIATPIEPSADSGVSSMHMVARNDAAHLAALVELVDAGTVTAVVSKAGHEARSSSFRRITEM from the coding sequence ATGACGACGATGAAGACCGCGCGCATCCACGAGTACGGCGATGCGTCCGTGATCCGCTACGACGACGTTCCGCGTCCACGTCCCGCCTTCGGTGAGGTGCTCATCCGTGTGGCCGCGACCTCCTTCAACCCCACCGAGACCGCCTTGCGTGCAGGTCTGCTCCAGGCGTTCCTTCCCGTGGAACTGCCCTACACGCTCGGCTGGGACGTCTCCGGCACTGTGGCCGAGATCGGCGCGGGGGCGGAGGGCTTCGCCGTCGGCGACCGGGTCGTCGGGCGGCTCGACGGAGGAGCGGCCGCGGAGTACGTACGTGCGCCCGCCGCCCTTCTGGTCGCCGCGCCGGCTTCCCTCCCGCTGGCGCATGCTGCCGCCCTTCCCGTGGCCGGCCTGACGGCATGGCAGGCGGTGTTCGAGCACGGGAAGGTGGCCGCAGGCCAGCGGGTACTGGTCAACGGTGCGGGCGGCGGCGTCGGAGGCTTCGTGACGCAGCTCGCCAAGCAGGCGGGGGCCGAGGTGATCGCGACGGCCAGTGCTCGGAGCGCCCAGGCGGTACGACGCCAGGGGGCGGACCAAGTGATCGACTACACCGCCGCACCGGTGGGTGCGCTGATCGAGGGGCAGGTGGACACCCTCCTGAACCTCGTCCCGCTGAGCCCGTCGGACGCCGCCGCTCTGGCGCCCGTGGTGCGGCCGGGCGGAAGGATCGTCTCGATCGCGACCCCGATCGAGCCGTCTGCGGACTCCGGGGTGAGCTCGATGCACATGGTCGCCCGGAACGATGCCGCACACCTGGCCGCGCTCGTGGAACTCGTCGACGCCGGCACGGTCACCGCCGTAGTGAGCAAGGCCGGACACGAGGCAAGGTCGTCATCGTTCCGTCGGATCACTGAGATGTGA